Proteins encoded in a region of the Kwoniella shivajii chromosome 3, complete sequence genome:
- a CDS encoding translation initiation factor eIF-1A codes for MPKGGKNNRRGKKEDGENKRELIFKEDGQEYAQVLKMLGNGRIEAKCLDGETRLAQIRGQMRKKVWIVVGDIILLSLRDFQDDRADVIHKYTADEARNLKTYGELKDFTLVENAEAGSDEEEEGIEFEEADIDDICEFYISPSRLCPCSPLQIILFWSNPTWSSQIPV; via the exons ATGCCTAAG GGAGGAAAAAACaacagaagaggaaagaaggaagatggagagaacAAACGAGAATTGATCTTCAAGGAAGATggccaag AATATGCTCAAGTACTCAAAATGCTCGGTAATGGTAGAATAGAAGCTAAGTGTCTTGATGGTGAGACTCGATTAGCTCAAATCAGAGGTcaaatgaggaagaag GTGTGGATCGTAGTAGGAGATATCATCCTACTTTCCTTAAGAGATTTCCAGGATGATCGAGCCGATGTTATCCATAAATACACAGCGGACGAAGCACGTAATTTGAAGACTTATGGTGAACTAAAAGATTTCACTTTGGTCGAAAACGCAGAAGCcggaagtgatgaagaggaagaaggtatcgaATTCGaggaagctgatattgatgatatttgtGAGTTTTACATATCGCCGTCCCGACTTTGCCCTTGTTCTCCCCTTCAAATCATACTTTTCTGGTCAAATCCAACGTGGTCTTCTCAAATACCTGTGTAA